Proteins found in one Streptomyces sp. CB09001 genomic segment:
- a CDS encoding SDR family oxidoreductase, producing MTRPITVVTGGSRGIGAATCLRLAADGHDVVVGYAHDSTAAETVVAGVRDAGGRGVAVRADTSVEADVERLFDVAEERLGPVTGLVNNAAVTGPLGRLADLDTADLRRVLDVNLLGVLLCSRRAARLMTPRGSGAIVNVSSGAATLGSPGEYVHYAASKAGVDALTLGLAKELGPDGVRVNAVAPGVIDTEMHAAAGDAGRAARMGAAVPMGRAGRAEEIAAAISWLLSPDASYATGTVLRVAGGR from the coding sequence ATGACACGGCCCATCACGGTGGTCACCGGCGGCAGCCGGGGGATCGGAGCGGCGACCTGTCTGCGCCTCGCGGCGGACGGCCACGACGTCGTCGTGGGCTACGCGCACGACTCGACGGCGGCCGAGACGGTCGTGGCAGGGGTGCGCGACGCGGGCGGCCGCGGAGTCGCGGTGCGCGCGGACACGTCCGTCGAGGCCGACGTCGAGCGGCTCTTCGACGTGGCGGAGGAACGGCTGGGACCGGTGACGGGGCTGGTGAACAACGCCGCCGTGACCGGCCCGCTGGGGCGGCTCGCCGACCTTGACACCGCGGACCTGCGCCGGGTCCTCGACGTCAACCTGCTGGGCGTGCTGTTGTGCTCCCGGCGGGCCGCGCGACTGATGACGCCGCGGGGGAGCGGTGCGATCGTGAACGTGTCGTCGGGTGCCGCGACCCTCGGCAGCCCGGGGGAGTACGTCCACTACGCGGCGAGCAAGGCGGGTGTCGACGCGCTGACCCTGGGCCTGGCCAAGGAACTCGGCCCGGACGGGGTCCGGGTCAACGCCGTCGCGCCCGGGGTGATCGACACCGAGATGCACGCGGCGGCCGGGGACGCCGGCCGGGCGGCCCGGATGGGGGCGGCGGTGCCGATGGGGCGTGCGGGCCGGGCGGAGGAGATCGCGGCGGCGATCTCCTGGCTGCTGTCGCCCGACGCGTCGTACGCGACGGGGACGGTGCTCCGGGTGGCGGGCGGACGCTGA
- a CDS encoding undecaprenyl-diphosphate phosphatase → MSWFESLVLGLVQGLTEFLPVSSSAHLRLTAAFSGWHDPGAAFTAITQIGTEAAVLIYFRKDIGRIISAWTRSLTDKSMRHNPDARMGWLVIVGSIPIGVLGLTLKDQIEGPFRDLRITATMLIVVGVIIGIADRMAARDEKGGRHRAPQQRKELENLGVRDGLIYGLCQAAALIPGVSRSGATISGGLFMGYRREAAARYSFLLAIPAVLASGVFELKDAMESDHVSWGPTLFATVIAFATGYVVIAWFMKFISTKSFMPFVWYRIALGIVIIALVATGALSPHAAESSG, encoded by the coding sequence ATGTCTTGGTTTGAATCCCTCGTCCTCGGACTCGTCCAGGGACTGACCGAGTTCCTCCCCGTGTCCTCCAGCGCGCACCTGCGGCTGACCGCGGCGTTCTCCGGCTGGCACGATCCGGGCGCGGCCTTCACGGCGATCACGCAGATCGGCACCGAGGCAGCGGTCCTCATCTACTTCCGCAAGGACATCGGGCGGATCATCTCGGCGTGGACGCGCTCGCTCACCGACAAGTCCATGCGCCACAACCCCGACGCGCGCATGGGCTGGCTGGTGATCGTCGGCTCGATCCCGATCGGCGTGCTCGGCCTGACGCTGAAGGACCAGATCGAGGGCCCCTTCCGCGACCTGAGGATCACCGCGACGATGCTGATCGTCGTCGGCGTGATCATCGGCATCGCCGACCGGATGGCCGCCCGGGACGAGAAGGGCGGCCGGCACCGCGCTCCCCAGCAGCGCAAGGAGCTGGAGAACCTGGGCGTGCGGGACGGCCTGATCTACGGCCTGTGCCAGGCGGCGGCGCTCATCCCCGGCGTCTCGCGCTCCGGCGCGACCATCAGCGGCGGCCTCTTCATGGGCTACCGGCGCGAGGCGGCCGCCCGGTACTCGTTCCTGCTCGCGATCCCCGCGGTGCTCGCCTCCGGCGTGTTCGAGCTGAAGGACGCGATGGAGAGCGACCACGTCTCCTGGGGACCGACGCTCTTCGCCACGGTCATCGCCTTCGCCACCGGGTACGTGGTCATCGCCTGGTTCATGAAGTTCATCTCCACCAAGAGCTTCATGCCGTTCGTCTGGTACCGCATCGCGCTCGGCATCGTCATCATCGCCCTGGTGGCGACGGGTGCCCTCAGCCCGCACGCCGCGGAGTCCTCCGGCTGA
- a CDS encoding thiolase family protein has product MRDAVVVEAVRTPMGKGKPNGALAHVHPVELLAHTLRTLVERSGVDPALIDDVIGGTVDQVGEQAMNTTRYALLSAGFPESVPATTVDRQCGSSQQAVHFAAQGVMAGAYDLVVACGVESMSRVPMWSNVPPGADPFGPGVAARYPDGLVPQGISAELIAAKWSLSRERMDAFAVSSHRKAATAYAAGRFDAEIAPLDGVSRDECVRPASSVEVLAGLRPAYHDPAFAERFPQIEWNVTAGNASPVNDGASAVLITSSDTAARLGLRPLARLHSFAVTGSDPLLMLTGVVPATEKVLRRASLSLGDIDLFEVNEAFASVVLAWQQETGADLDKVNVHGGAIALGHPLGASGTRLTTTLVHALHERGARYGLQTMCEAGGLANAMILEAV; this is encoded by the coding sequence ATGCGTGACGCAGTCGTCGTGGAAGCCGTACGCACCCCCATGGGCAAGGGAAAGCCGAACGGCGCCCTCGCCCACGTCCACCCCGTGGAACTCCTCGCGCACACCCTGCGCACCCTCGTCGAGCGGTCCGGGGTCGACCCGGCGCTGATCGACGACGTCATCGGCGGCACCGTGGACCAGGTCGGCGAACAGGCCATGAACACCACCCGCTACGCCCTGCTCTCGGCGGGCTTCCCCGAGTCCGTCCCCGCGACCACCGTGGACCGGCAGTGCGGCTCCTCCCAGCAGGCCGTCCACTTCGCCGCGCAGGGTGTCATGGCCGGGGCTTACGACCTCGTCGTCGCCTGCGGGGTCGAGTCCATGAGCCGGGTCCCGATGTGGTCGAACGTGCCGCCCGGCGCCGACCCCTTCGGTCCCGGCGTCGCCGCCCGCTACCCGGACGGGCTCGTCCCGCAGGGCATCAGCGCCGAACTGATCGCCGCCAAGTGGTCACTGAGCCGGGAGCGGATGGACGCGTTCGCCGTCTCCTCGCACCGGAAGGCCGCCACCGCCTACGCCGCCGGCCGCTTCGACGCGGAGATCGCGCCGCTGGACGGGGTGTCGCGCGACGAGTGCGTCCGTCCGGCCAGCAGCGTCGAGGTCCTCGCCGGACTGCGGCCCGCCTACCACGACCCGGCCTTCGCCGAACGGTTCCCGCAGATCGAGTGGAACGTCACCGCGGGCAACGCCAGCCCGGTCAACGATGGTGCCTCGGCCGTGCTGATCACCTCGAGCGACACCGCCGCCCGCCTCGGCCTGCGGCCCCTCGCCCGGCTGCACAGCTTCGCCGTGACCGGATCCGACCCGCTGCTCATGCTCACCGGCGTCGTCCCGGCCACCGAGAAGGTGCTGCGCCGGGCGTCCCTCTCCCTCGGCGACATCGACCTCTTCGAGGTCAACGAGGCCTTCGCGAGCGTCGTACTGGCCTGGCAGCAGGAGACCGGCGCCGACCTGGACAAGGTCAACGTGCACGGCGGCGCCATCGCGCTCGGCCATCCCCTCGGCGCGAGCGGTACCCGCCTGACCACCACCCTCGTCCACGCCCTGCACGAACGCGGCGCCCGCTACGGCCTGCAGACCATGTGCGAGGCGGGCGGTCTCGCCAACGCCATGATCCTGGAAGCGGTGTAA
- the lnt gene encoding apolipoprotein N-acyltransferase has product MKTLDRWLASRWRRSCLAVLAGALPVLAFPGPALWWWAWFALVPWILLARTAPGGKRAAYDGWCGGFGFVLAMHHWLLPNLHVFTFVIAALLGVLWVPWGWLVHRTVGGAPSSGRVAAALVVLPSGWLLAELVRSWQGLGGPWGMLGASQWQVAPALRLASVGGVWLLSFLVVAVNVALAVLVAVRRARVPALAGLVATAAATSAAWVWSPRPGTDERAAIAVVQPGVVAGADSADRRFDREEQLTRRLADHDLDLIVWGESSVGFDLDDRPDLARRLAALSRETGADILVNVDARRSDKPGIYKSSVLVGPQGPTGDRYDKMRLVPFGEYVPFRSVLGWATSVGKAAGEDRRQGTEQVVMDVGDGLRIGPMVCFESAFPDMSRSLVADGAEVLVAQSSTSTFQHTWAPEQHASLAALRAAETGRPMVHATLTGVSAVYDANGARIGSWLGTGASTSRVYEIPLTHGTTPYVRYGDWTVYAALGILAAWGAAEGVRTVRLRRNRPARPGPPARTAHGSPARPGH; this is encoded by the coding sequence ATGAAGACGCTCGACCGCTGGCTCGCCTCCCGGTGGCGACGCTCGTGCCTCGCCGTGCTCGCCGGCGCCCTGCCCGTGCTCGCCTTCCCGGGCCCCGCCCTGTGGTGGTGGGCCTGGTTCGCACTGGTCCCCTGGATCCTGCTGGCCCGTACCGCACCGGGCGGGAAGCGGGCGGCGTACGACGGGTGGTGCGGCGGGTTCGGGTTCGTGCTGGCCATGCACCACTGGCTGCTGCCGAACCTGCACGTGTTCACGTTCGTCATCGCCGCGCTGCTCGGCGTGCTGTGGGTCCCGTGGGGCTGGCTGGTGCACCGGACAGTGGGCGGGGCGCCGTCCTCCGGCCGGGTCGCGGCGGCGCTCGTCGTCCTGCCGTCGGGCTGGCTGCTGGCGGAACTGGTCCGCTCCTGGCAAGGACTGGGCGGCCCCTGGGGGATGCTCGGCGCCAGTCAGTGGCAGGTGGCCCCGGCGCTGCGGCTGGCCTCGGTGGGCGGCGTGTGGCTGCTCAGCTTCCTGGTGGTGGCCGTCAACGTCGCCCTCGCCGTTCTCGTCGCCGTGCGCCGGGCGAGGGTGCCCGCCCTGGCGGGGCTCGTCGCCACGGCCGCGGCCACCTCGGCCGCCTGGGTCTGGTCGCCGCGCCCCGGCACCGACGAGCGGGCCGCGATCGCCGTGGTGCAGCCCGGCGTCGTCGCCGGGGCGGACAGCGCCGACCGGCGGTTCGACCGCGAGGAACAGCTCACCCGGCGGCTCGCGGACCATGACCTCGACCTGATCGTCTGGGGCGAGAGCAGCGTCGGGTTCGACCTGGACGACCGGCCGGATCTCGCCCGGCGGCTCGCCGCGCTGTCCCGGGAGACCGGCGCGGACATCCTGGTCAACGTGGACGCGCGGCGCTCCGACAAACCCGGCATCTACAAGAGCTCGGTGCTCGTCGGCCCCCAGGGCCCGACCGGCGACCGGTACGACAAGATGCGGCTGGTCCCCTTCGGCGAGTACGTGCCGTTCCGTTCGGTGCTCGGCTGGGCCACCTCCGTCGGCAAGGCGGCTGGCGAGGACCGCAGACAGGGCACCGAGCAGGTGGTGATGGACGTCGGCGACGGCCTGCGGATCGGGCCGATGGTCTGCTTCGAGAGCGCGTTCCCCGACATGAGCCGCAGCCTCGTCGCCGACGGCGCCGAGGTACTGGTCGCCCAGTCCTCGACCTCGACCTTCCAGCACACCTGGGCACCCGAGCAGCACGCCTCGCTCGCCGCGCTGCGCGCCGCCGAGACCGGCCGGCCGATGGTGCACGCGACGCTGACCGGCGTCTCCGCCGTCTACGACGCGAACGGCGCCCGGATCGGCTCCTGGCTCGGCACCGGCGCGAGCACCTCGCGGGTGTACGAGATCCCCCTCACCCACGGCACCACGCCGTACGTCCGCTACGGCGACTGGACGGTGTACGCGGCGCTGGGGATCCTCGCGGCCTGGGGCGCCGCGGAGGGCGTACGGACGGTGCGGCTCAGGCGGAACCGTCCAGCACGGCCCGGACCACCCGCTCGCACAGCTCATGGGTCGCCAGCGCGTCCCGGGCACTGA
- a CDS encoding helix-turn-helix domain-containing protein, whose amino-acid sequence MAAAPKNPRPCSIADTLALVGEKYSLLVLREVCLGNGRFDQLVRNTGAPRDILATRLRRLVDAGILDRRPYSERPQRFEYRPTPAGLELEPVLMTLMAWGDRHLHAEGDRPMVIEHRCGRELVPQVTCPACGDTVRHEDMTAHPQVPGWTVTGPAAA is encoded by the coding sequence ATGGCCGCCGCTCCCAAGAACCCGCGCCCCTGCTCCATCGCCGACACGCTGGCGCTCGTCGGCGAGAAGTACTCGCTGCTGGTCCTGCGCGAGGTCTGCCTCGGCAACGGCCGCTTCGACCAGCTGGTGCGCAACACGGGCGCTCCCCGCGACATCCTCGCCACCCGGCTGCGGCGGCTCGTCGACGCGGGGATCCTGGACCGGCGGCCGTACAGCGAGCGGCCGCAGCGCTTCGAGTACCGGCCGACCCCGGCGGGCCTCGAGCTGGAGCCGGTCCTGATGACCCTCATGGCATGGGGGGACCGGCATCTGCACGCGGAGGGCGACCGGCCCATGGTGATCGAGCACCGCTGCGGCCGGGAGCTGGTCCCGCAGGTCACCTGCCCCGCGTGCGGCGACACCGTCCGCCACGAGGACATGACCGCCCATCCGCAGGTCCCCGGCTGGACGGTGACGGGCCCCGCGGCGGCGTAG
- a CDS encoding FAD-dependent monooxygenase, which produces MCGHGDQPTRLTTPVVQSPAGATTSVVSPASRRAPRRAMTRTRRAVVIGGGIGGLTAAAALHQSGLRVTVLERAPSLRPIGAAISLSPNALRALDVIGLGDEIRDLAAWQGDGGLRTPGGRWLSRSSAEAAAARFGGPLVLLHRSTLVERLAALLPPDAVRTAADARVADPGDRDRPATVRTPRGELEADLVVAADGIHSVVRRALFPDHPGPVYSGFTTWRVVIPVPGVEFASHETWGRGRIWGTHPLKDGRVYAYAAAVTPAAGHAADERAELLHRYGDWHDPIPAVLAAARPEDVLRHDVHHIAQPLPAHHRGRIALLGDAAHAMPPNLGQGGNQAIEDAVVLAHHSQDLAAYTAARLPRTTAIARQAVRVARLNLMRNRPGTAVRDAAILALSKAGPALFLRGFDGIADWRPPQPPYASRRTQVGERYER; this is translated from the coding sequence GTGTGCGGGCATGGAGATCAACCTACCCGCCTCACTACGCCTGTAGTACAGTCGCCGGCAGGTGCTACTACATCTGTAGTGAGCCCCGCGTCGAGGAGAGCGCCGAGGAGAGCCATGACACGCACGAGGAGGGCCGTCGTGATCGGCGGCGGCATCGGCGGCCTGACCGCGGCGGCCGCCCTGCACCAGAGCGGCCTGCGGGTCACCGTCCTGGAACGGGCCCCCTCGCTCCGGCCGATCGGCGCCGCCATCTCGCTGTCGCCCAACGCCCTGCGCGCCCTGGACGTGATCGGCCTCGGCGACGAGATCCGCGACCTCGCCGCCTGGCAGGGCGACGGAGGACTGCGCACCCCCGGCGGGCGCTGGCTGTCCCGCTCCAGTGCCGAAGCCGCCGCGGCCCGCTTCGGCGGTCCGCTGGTGCTGCTCCACCGCTCGACCCTCGTCGAACGCCTCGCCGCGCTGCTGCCGCCGGACGCCGTCCGCACGGCCGCCGACGCGAGGGTCGCCGACCCCGGGGACCGTGACCGTCCGGCCACGGTCCGCACCCCACGGGGCGAGCTGGAGGCCGACCTGGTCGTCGCGGCCGACGGCATCCACTCCGTCGTGCGCCGCGCGCTCTTTCCCGACCACCCGGGCCCGGTCTACTCCGGCTTCACCACCTGGCGGGTGGTGATCCCCGTCCCCGGCGTGGAATTCGCCTCCCACGAGACCTGGGGCCGGGGCCGCATCTGGGGCACGCACCCGCTCAAGGACGGCCGGGTCTACGCCTACGCCGCCGCCGTCACCCCGGCCGCGGGGCACGCGGCCGACGAGCGGGCCGAACTGCTGCACCGCTACGGCGACTGGCACGACCCGATCCCCGCCGTCCTCGCCGCCGCCCGCCCCGAGGACGTCCTGCGTCACGACGTGCACCACATCGCCCAGCCGCTGCCCGCCCACCACCGCGGCCGGATCGCCCTCCTCGGGGACGCCGCGCACGCCATGCCGCCCAACCTCGGCCAGGGCGGCAACCAGGCCATCGAGGACGCGGTCGTGCTCGCCCACCACAGCCAGGACCTCGCCGCCTACACGGCCGCCCGGCTGCCCCGCACCACCGCGATCGCCCGCCAGGCCGTCAGGGTCGCCCGCCTCAACCTGATGCGCAACCGCCCCGGGACCGCCGTCCGCGACGCCGCGATCCTCGCCCTGTCCAAGGCCGGTCCGGCCCTGTTCCTGCGCGGCTTCGACGGCATCGCCGACTGGCGGCCCCCGCAGCCCCCGTATGCTTCCCGGCGGACCCAGGTCGGCGAGCGTTACGAGCGTTAG
- a CDS encoding Gfo/Idh/MocA family oxidoreductase gives MKVGCIGLGDIAQKAYLPVLAALPGIELHLQTRTPATLTRVADKLRIPSAQRHADLDALLAQGLDAAFVHAPTAAHPEIVTRLLDAGVPTYVDKPLAYELADSERLVALAEERGTSLAVGFNRRHAPGYAQCAEHPRELILMQKNRTGLPEDPRTMILDDFIHVVDTLRFLVPGPVDDVTVRARVEDGLLHHVVLQLAGDGFTALGVMNRLSGSAEEILEVSGQDTKRQVVNLAEVIDHKGQPTVRRRGDWVPVARQRGIEQAVLAFLDAVRSGEVLSARDALATHELCERVVRAVLDGSA, from the coding sequence GTGAAGGTCGGCTGCATCGGACTCGGCGACATCGCGCAGAAGGCCTACCTGCCGGTGCTCGCCGCCCTCCCCGGGATCGAACTGCACCTGCAGACCCGCACCCCCGCCACCCTCACCCGGGTCGCCGACAAGCTGCGCATCCCGTCGGCGCAGCGCCACGCCGACCTCGACGCGCTCCTCGCCCAGGGCCTGGACGCCGCCTTCGTGCACGCGCCGACGGCCGCCCACCCCGAGATCGTGACCCGCCTGCTGGACGCGGGCGTCCCCACCTACGTCGACAAGCCCCTCGCCTACGAACTGGCCGACTCCGAGCGACTGGTGGCCCTCGCCGAGGAGCGCGGCACCAGCCTCGCCGTCGGCTTCAACCGGCGCCACGCGCCCGGGTACGCGCAGTGCGCCGAGCACCCGCGCGAGCTGATCCTCATGCAGAAGAACCGCACCGGACTGCCCGAGGACCCGCGCACGATGATCCTCGACGACTTCATCCACGTCGTCGACACGCTGAGGTTCCTGGTGCCCGGACCGGTCGACGACGTGACCGTGCGCGCCCGGGTCGAGGACGGCCTGCTGCACCACGTCGTCCTCCAGCTCGCCGGGGACGGCTTCACCGCGCTCGGCGTGATGAACCGGCTCAGCGGCTCGGCGGAGGAGATCCTGGAGGTGTCCGGCCAGGACACCAAGCGCCAGGTGGTCAACCTCGCCGAGGTGATCGACCACAAGGGTCAGCCGACCGTGCGACGGCGCGGCGACTGGGTCCCCGTGGCCCGGCAACGCGGCATCGAGCAGGCCGTGCTCGCCTTCCTGGACGCGGTGCGGTCCGGCGAGGTGCTCAGTGCCCGGGACGCGCTGGCGACCCATGAGCTGTGCGAGCGGGTGGTCCGGGCCGTGCTGGACGGTTCCGCCTGA